From Blastochloris viridis, one genomic window encodes:
- a CDS encoding DUF4160 domain-containing protein — protein MPTIAIVDGVVLMIHLRDHLPPHLHAKIAGFEAQISIATGDVLNGSLPPAKRKRVQDWLATHRGEVAFVWSEIRAGRYAGGMIE, from the coding sequence ATGCCGACGATCGCCATCGTTGACGGTGTGGTCCTCATGATCCATCTAAGGGATCATTTGCCGCCGCACCTTCACGCCAAGATCGCCGGCTTTGAGGCGCAGATTTCGATTGCCACGGGCGACGTTCTCAACGGATCGCTGCCCCCGGCCAAGCGAAAGCGGGTGCAGGACTGGCTGGCCACCCACCGCGGGGAAGTGGCGTTCGTTTGGTCGGAAATTCGGGCTGGGCGCTATGCGGGAGGAATGATCGAATGA
- the lpdA gene encoding dihydrolipoyl dehydrogenase — MANYDLIVIGTGPGGYVCAIRAAQLGLKVAVVEKRKTHGGTCLNVGCIPSKALLHASELFDEAGHAFEKMGIKVGKPKLDLKTMMAFKQEAIDGNVKGIEFLLKKNKIDAVFGLGTILGPGRVQVTADDGSAQVIEATSIVIATGSDVAQLPGIAIDEKRIVSSTGALALDHVPGKLVVVGAGVIGLELGSVWRRLGAEVVVVEFLDRILPGMDSEVCRQFQRILERQGVTFKLGSKVAAIDASGKQLSLTVEPAAGGEASKIEADVVLVAIGRVPFTSGLGLEAVGVALDAKGRVVVDDHFATSVPGIFAIGDVIDGPMLAHKAEDEGVAVAELIAGRAGHVNYGIIPGVVYTAPEVASVGRTEDGLKRDGIDYKVGKFPFTANGRAKANQQTEGFVKVLADAATDRVLGVHIIGSDAGNMIAEAAIAMEFGASAEDIARTCHAHPTLPEAVKEAALAVDKRALHI, encoded by the coding sequence ATGGCAAACTACGATCTGATCGTCATCGGCACCGGCCCGGGCGGCTATGTCTGTGCCATCCGCGCTGCCCAGCTCGGCCTTAAAGTGGCGGTGGTCGAGAAGCGCAAGACCCATGGCGGCACCTGCCTCAATGTCGGCTGCATCCCGTCCAAGGCCTTGCTGCACGCCTCCGAGCTGTTCGACGAGGCCGGCCACGCCTTCGAGAAGATGGGCATCAAGGTCGGCAAGCCCAAGCTCGATCTCAAGACCATGATGGCCTTCAAGCAGGAGGCCATCGACGGCAACGTCAAGGGCATCGAGTTCCTCTTGAAGAAGAACAAGATCGACGCGGTGTTCGGCCTCGGCACCATCCTCGGCCCCGGCCGCGTCCAGGTCACTGCCGACGACGGCTCGGCCCAGGTGATCGAGGCGACCTCGATCGTCATCGCCACCGGCTCGGACGTGGCGCAGCTGCCCGGCATCGCCATCGACGAGAAGCGCATCGTGTCCTCGACCGGCGCGCTCGCGCTCGACCACGTTCCCGGCAAGCTGGTGGTGGTCGGCGCCGGCGTGATCGGGCTTGAGCTCGGCTCGGTGTGGCGGCGGCTCGGCGCCGAGGTGGTGGTGGTCGAGTTCCTCGACCGCATCCTGCCCGGCATGGATTCGGAGGTGTGCCGCCAGTTCCAGCGTATCCTGGAGCGCCAGGGCGTCACCTTCAAGCTCGGCTCAAAGGTTGCCGCCATCGATGCGTCCGGCAAGCAGCTCAGCCTCACCGTCGAGCCAGCGGCGGGCGGTGAGGCCTCCAAGATCGAGGCCGACGTGGTGCTGGTGGCGATCGGCCGGGTGCCGTTCACCTCGGGCCTTGGCCTTGAGGCGGTGGGCGTTGCGCTCGACGCCAAGGGCCGGGTGGTGGTGGACGATCATTTCGCCACCAGCGTGCCCGGCATCTTTGCCATCGGCGACGTCATCGACGGGCCGATGCTGGCGCACAAGGCCGAGGACGAGGGCGTGGCGGTGGCCGAGCTGATCGCCGGCCGTGCCGGCCACGTCAATTACGGCATCATTCCCGGCGTGGTCTACACCGCGCCGGAGGTGGCCTCGGTCGGCCGTACCGAGGACGGGCTGAAGCGCGACGGCATCGACTACAAGGTCGGCAAGTTCCCGTTCACCGCCAACGGCCGCGCCAAGGCCAACCAGCAGACCGAGGGCTTCGTGAAGGTGCTGGCCGACGCCGCCACCGACCGCGTGCTTGGCGTCCACATCATCGGCTCGGATGCCGGCAACATGATCGCCGAGGCCGCCATTGCCATGGAGTTTGGCGCCTCGGCCGAGGATATCGCCCGAACCTGCCACGCCCACCCGACCTTGCCCGAGGCGGTGAAGGAAGCGGCGCTGGCGGTGGACAAGCGCGCACTGCACATCTGA
- a CDS encoding DUF2442 domain-containing protein, with protein MTYSIRSVEVVRYPVLRVTFDDGFSGDYDLGDHIESGPVFAPLKDPKVFGEVAVAPGGRTFGWFLDREGHELDFCPDSTRIRLETEFVERLAEQHRSKRPAAE; from the coding sequence ATGACCTATTCGATCCGTAGCGTCGAGGTCGTCCGCTATCCGGTGCTGCGGGTGACGTTCGACGATGGTTTTTCCGGCGATTACGACCTCGGCGATCACATCGAGAGCGGTCCGGTTTTTGCGCCGCTGAAGGATCCCAAGGTGTTCGGCGAGGTTGCGGTGGCGCCGGGCGGGCGCACCTTCGGCTGGTTTCTCGACCGCGAGGGACACGAGCTCGATTTCTGCCCGGACTCAACGCGGATCCGGCTTGAGACCGAGTTTGTCGAGCGTTTGGCCGAGCAGCACCGCTCCAAACGCCCGGCGGCGGAGTAG